Proteins found in one Triticum aestivum cultivar Chinese Spring chromosome 4D, IWGSC CS RefSeq v2.1, whole genome shotgun sequence genomic segment:
- the LOC123099647 gene encoding uncharacterized protein, with translation MSHDNGFREAATDDEDGCSEQESFFQCLDRVKPPGDGDPVFPSDDGEEDGLSDAARVSFATAVDDRLQEEQAVLDEDEDYEEEDLSTYDYDMWMEADDPVPIKERRRRLLHGMGLNSNRDILRSRIARTRNISRRPPRRAFAPSASSTPPEIMKRQPSAFLKRCRSDSLLAARGGAARKLTALRRAHSAPHSLLGSPRHRALRPAARCPLPSAASKDEGGGENRNCNLDDGKVFVVNGSQSTDGGRGAAHNAHGFAGYTPFVKQLMRRSQSQTVKAGAGNKDDGKPTIKKPRWLKNMKLVATVAALIHEKDRDRDRDRDRSSALPSAMTMSKSKSASAAAAADSATSSSSTERLKVHHSGQSSKDLTGLYMRQEVRAHEGSIWSIKFSADAQYLASGGEDRVVRVWQVVHTDASPSILTPDLSTGKILPPLAPADGGSLAGAPGLAALSRKVLRGKSSKHVLPEHVVLPETVFALAEQPACVFEGHEDDVLDLSWSKQSSRLLSSSMDKTVRLWDVESKACLQVFGHSDYVTCIQFNPADEGYFISGSLDCRVRIWSVAERQVVDWSDLNDMVTAASYTPDGQAAIVGSHKGCCRFYKTRDCKLNQEAQIDMSISKKRKSQAKKITGFQFAPGNPSEILVTSADSQIRVFNGITVLQKFKGFKNTSSQLSASYSGDGRYVVCASEDSHVYVWRRAAGGMGSAAGGGIGVKAKTWLTSRSYEYFFCRDVSAAVPWPGSSPSPLPRAGDERASSSVHGGAGRRASDNDPFGDGVQLPPRPKSGPLTFPGSQAEMLRMGPSSREAGCNAWGMVVVTAGLGGEMRVYQNFGMPVGIKGQK, from the exons ATGAGCCATGACAATGGATTCCGGGAGGCGGCGACGGACGACGAGGATGGCTGCAGCGAGCAGGAGTCCTTCTTTCAATGCCTCGATCGCGTGAAGCCCCCCGGCGATGGCGACCCGGTCTTCCCCTCCGACGACGGTGAGGAGGATGGCCTCAGCGACGCTGCTCGTGTCTCCTTTGCCACCGCCGTGGATGACCGGCTCCAGGAGGAGCAGGCGGTGCTGGACGAGGATGAGGACTACGAGGAGGAGGACTTGTCGACGTACGACTACGACATGTGGATGGAGGCGGACGATCCCGTGCCCATCAAGGAGCGTCGCCGCCGACTGCTCCACGGGATGGGCCTCAACAGCAACAGAGACATCCTCCGAAGCCGCATCGCCAGGACGAGGAATATTTCCAGGCGTCCGCCCCGGCGGGCGTTCGCGCCGTCTGCGTCTTCCACGCCTCCCGAGATCATGAAACGGCAGCCCAGCGCCTTCCTTAAACGTTGCCGGTCGGATAGCCTCCTCGCCGCCCGAGGCGGCGCCGCGAGAAAGCTGACGGCACTACGCCGCGCGCACTCAGCACCGCACTCTCTGCTAGGCTCGCCCCGGCACAGGGCTCTCCGACCAGCCGCTCGTTGTCCGTTGCCATCAGCGGCGTCCAAGGACGAAGGAGGGGGAGAAAATAGAAACTGCAACCTGGATGACGGCAAAGTGTTCGTCGTGAACGGCAGCCAGTCCACGGACGGCGGGCGCGGCGCGGCCCACAACGCCCATGGCTTCGCCGGGTACACCCCGTTTGTGAAACAGCTCATGCGGCGAAGCCAGAGCCAGACTGTGAAGGCGGGGGCGGGGAACAAGGACGACGGGAAGCCGACGATTAAGAAACCACGGTGGCTGAAGAACATGAAGCTCGTCGCCACAGTCGCCGCCCTCATCCACGAGAAAGACAGGGACAGGGACAGGGACAGGGACAGGTCGTCCGCGCTTCCGTCCGCGATGACCATGTCCAAGTCCaagtcggcgtcggcggcggcggcggcggacagcgCAACGTCGTCGTCGTCCACCGAGCGGCTCAAGGTGCACCACTCCGGCCAGTCGAGCAAGGACCTGACGGGGCTGTACATGCGGCAGGAGGTGCGCGCGCACGAGGGGTCCATATGGAGCATCAAGTTCAGCGCTGACGCCCAGTACCTCGCAAGCGGCGGGGAGGACCGCGTGGTGCGTGTCTGGCAGGTCGTGCACACCGACGCCTCCCCCTCTATCCTGACGCCGGATCTCTCGACCGGCAAGATTCTTCCCCCGCTGGCTCCCGCCGACGGCGGGTCCTTGGCGGGGGCACCGGGGCTGGCAGCGCTGTCGAGGAAGGTCCTGCGCGGGAAGAGCAGCAAGCACGTGCTCCCGGAGCACGTGGTGCTGCCGGAGACCGTGTTCGCGCTCGCCGAGCAGCCGGCGTGCGTCTTCGAGGGCCACGAGGACGACGTGCTGGACCTGTCGTGGTCCAAGCAGTCGTCGAGGCTGCTGTCGTCGTCCATGGACAAGACGGTGCGGCTGTGGGACGTGGAGAGCAAGGCGTGCCTGCAGGTGTTCGGGCACAGCGACTACGTGACGTGCATCCAGTTCAACCCGGCGGACGAAGGCTACTTCATCAGCGGCTCGCTGGACTGCAGGGTGCGTATCTGGAGCGTGGCGGAGCGGCAAGTCGTCGATTGGAGCGACCTCAACGACATGGTCACCGCCGCCAGCTACACCCCCGACGGCCAG GCTGCGATCGTTGGATCGCACAAGGGGTGCTGCCGGTTCTACAAGACAAGAG ATTGCAAGCTGAACCAGGAGGCTCAGATCGACATGAGCATATCCAAGAAGCGCAAGTCGCAGGCGAAGAAGATCACCGGATTCCAG TTTGCGCCGGGAAACCCGTCGGAGATCCTGGTGACGTCGGCGGACTCGCAGATCCGGGTGTTCAACGGCATCACCGTCCTCCAGAAGTTCAAAG GGTTCAAGAACACCAGCAGCCAGCTCTCGGCGTCCTACTCCGGCGACGGCCGCTACGTGGTCTGCGCCAGCGAGGACTCGCACGTGTACGTCTGGAGGCGCGCCGCCGGCGGCATGGGCTCCGCTGCGGGGGGAGGCATCGGCGTCAAGGCCAAGACGTGGCTCACCAGCCGCTCCTACGAGTACTTCTTCTGCAGGGACGTGTCCGCCGCGGTGCCGTGGCCCGGGTCCTCCCCGTCGCCGCTCCCGCGCGCGGGAGACGAGCGCGCGTCGTCGAGCGTCCATGGCGGCGCTGGCAGGAGAGCGTCGGACAACGACCCGTTCGGCGACGGCGTGCAGCTGCCACCACGTCCCAAGTCCGGGCCGCTTACGTTCCCCGGCTCGCAGGCGGAGATGCTGCGCATGGGGCCGTCGTCGCGGGAGGCCGGCTGCAACGCGTGGGGGATGGTGGTGGTCACGGCGGGCCTGGGCGGGGAGATGAGGGTGTACCAGAACTTTGGGATGCCGGTGGGGATCAAAGGGCAGAAGTGA